The following is a genomic window from Spirosoma foliorum.
TATTGGTCAGGACAAAACGGTATATCGTTCTGAGTCGTAAAGTAGTGGGCAGCGAATCGATTATACATTAGCTTCGTGGCTGATTTTGGTCATTAGATCGGAAATGGTAAACGTGCCATCATTTATCAGGAAAGCATCCAGTCCAGCCGCCATTGGTCCGGCAACATCAGTTATTAGATTATCACCAATGTGTAGAATTTGCTTTCTATTAATACCTCTAAATCGAAACACATTATCTGCCTTTCCGTAAACCTCTCCAAAGAATCCAGCGTGTGGTTTTGCATAGTGAATCTCATCAGAGAAAACCATGAAATTGAACTCAATATCTAATGGCTCTAAGCAAACATTTCGCAATAATGAACCTGGAATAAAACCCGTATTCGAACCAATACTTATCCCATAACTCAGACCTGATAACTCCTTAAGTACATGAAGTGTGTCTGGACTATATAGAGTTGGAGGGTGCTTTTGAAATAACTCGGCAAAGGCCTCACCCATACTCAACAAATCACCGCTAGTAGCCTGATGGTAACCCAATTCATAAGCTACCATTCCGTAGAGTTGAACCGGTGCGTAGGAATAGCCTGTACGGTCAATCAGCCAATCAATTCGCCAATCAACGGATTTATAGGCGTCATGCACCTCACTGGCGGATAGACCGTTTAGGTTGAACTTACTTTCGGCCAAATACTTATTTCGAGCCTCCCCATAGGCTGGATTGGCTCGAAATAACGTGTTCCAGAAATCGAAACTGATTTGCTTAATGGCCATTAGCTCCTATCGGTATTGAGCGGCTATTTGATTAATATCTCCATTTGACGGAAAGCTTTCAGATTGAAACTTCCATTCGCCGTTGTGTTTGTACATTTTTCCGAGTACAAAGCCAGTTGCCGAACCGCCATCCTCAGACAAGTCGTAGCGCATTAACTCCTGTTTGCTATCCGCGTCATACAGTCGAATGAATGCGTTTTTTACCATGCCGAAACGTTGGCGCTTCTGTTCAGCCTGATAGATGTTGACCCCTAAAATGATTGCTTCAACATTGTCGGGAAGCTCAGAAAGCTTAATGTTAATTGTCTCGTCGTCACCATCCCCTGCGCCAGTTAGATTGTCGCCTGAGTGCTTTATTTTCCCGCCTAAAATGCTTTTGTTTCCAAAGAACAATACATCATTATTACTGGCCAGCTTAAAGTTTGCCGTTAAAGCAAACGCAAAGGCGTCTAAATCATAACTTGATGCACCGCCTGAAACGTCCCACCCCATGCCGACGTTTACGTTTTTCAACCCCGGATTCCCTTTTGTCAAATCAACCTTCTCGTCTTTGACGAGCATCAGACCTTGTTCCATTGCTGTTTTGATTTTGTGAATTACTAAATCAAAATTGTGTAATATATTTCACAATAACAAACAATAATGTGTAATATATTTCATAGTATTGTGTAAAATATTACAGACAGGGTATGTTTACGGGAAAGAGACTAAGGGTGACGAAAGTATTAGGAGAGGTGAAGGGCTTTTGGCTTCGGGATGTTATCGAAGCCCTTGGGCTGTCTATATCCGATGCAGCCAGGGGAATGGGACTAAATCATGCCAAGCGACTTTATCAGCACATGAATGATGAGAGTCATTTAGGAGCTGGCCATCTAAGTGCGTTCAAGAAAAACAACCCTAATGTAAATTTGAATTACGTTCTGAGTGGCGAACCTCCGATTTTGCTTCTACCTGAACAAATGAAAGACATTGCACTCTACAGGGCGACTTTGAGCGATATTCGGAATAAGGCTAATGAAGGCTTGGGTGAATAATAGAAACCATCTAGCCCCGCCCACAACGGGGCTTTTTCATGCCCATACCTACCGTTTACTAAAGTGAATTTGAGTATTTGCTGAAATTGTAGTGCTTTGGTGGAAAACTCACCTAAAACTTCCCACCGTGAAGCACATATCCCTTTCTGTTGCGTTTTTCGCAATCCTAACTTGCAATTGCATCAACTCGATTGCTCAAGACATTTTAAAGTTTAAGAATGGCGATGAGTTAAAAGTAAAGGTTCAGGAGATAACCCCCGCCGAAATCAAGTATAAGCGCTTCGATAATCCGAATGGGCCGATGATTACAATTCTAAAAAGCACCGCCACCTCTATTCAATACGAAAATGGAGTGGTGGAAAAAATAATACAAGACTCCCCAGGTGCTTCGTATGTCGACCCAACTATAACCGCCGATGTCTCACATCCCGGAAGTTTTGATATAGGCGACATAATTGCTACCGACTATTTTGGCGTAATGTGTCAAGGCAAAGTAATTGAAGTCAATAAAAGAAGGGCAAAGGCTGTTATTGACCTAAATAAAAACGGAACCAACATAAAGGTCAATCGTGCATTTAGTAATATGATCCTTGTAAAAAAGGCAGAAGAGGTTGGATCGCCAACGGGAAACAGCAACTCAGAAGCTTCAATTTATCAGAACAATGCAGACTTGTTGCGAGGTCAGGTTGACGCCAATAGATATTACAAAGGCTATACTGGCGCAGGAACGGGTACATTTTTCACTTCCTTTTTATTTGGACCCATTATTGGTCTTATTCCTGCTGCGGCATGTTCATCAACCCCGCCGACGCCGGAACGGCTAGGTATGCCAAACGTTAGACTCGCACAAAATCCTAATTACGTTGCCGGATACACTCAGGAGGCACGGCGTATAAAGTCGAAAAAGGTCTGGAGTAATTTCGGCATTGGTTCTGGACTTGCGATCGCATTAAGTGTAGCCTTACTGTCCTCCCATCGTTAATGTACGATTAGCGTATATTCTACCTCTACCCACCCTAAAAAGTGGGTATTTTTTTGTCTATACCCTCGCCAAAAGGCGATTAAATCCACCAATTCTACGTGGGAAATTTGGGCTAACACCGCTTTTTAGCGCGGTATGCTCCCAAAGTGGCCCTAGCAGTTCAATATCAATACTCTTTCTTTGAAGCGTATACCGATTCGGTAGGACTAACGCCTGCCCGTTTTCGGCTAAGCTTTCTGCGCGAAGGGTATACGGGTAGTATCATCGAACTGCTCCCCACCGATTCTCCCGCAGCCTTATCAACAGAGGACGAAAAAGACGATTTTTTCGACCCCATTCTTCCCAGAAGTACGACTTCTCACTAGCCTGCCAGGATTATTGGGAGGCATCGGGCTTCTATGTTACCTCCGACCGGGAATTACAAATCCATATCGAGGTCGACTACGCAGGGGGCACCAACTACCAGACCTTACGCAAGGGCTGGGTGGTGCCATCTGATTTGCGGGAACCCTACGGACCGAAGCCCTACCCGGTCGATATATCGGCCATGTGCGGGCTGGCCACGCTCAAAACGCGCCCCTTGCTGGAAACAGACGGTAAGCGGTTACAGGGCAACTACTCGGTATCGCATTTACTGCGCTTAATCCTGTTTCAAACGGGCATTTCCTCGCAGATCGTAACGGGCATGAACCTCTACGAAACGTCGGACATGGCCGCTGGTCAAACCATTGACGGTCTGGCCAATCCCGCGCGAGACAGCCTCTATCAAACGCTGATCAATGCCGAGTTCTTTCTTAACAGTGATGGCACGGCCATGAACTGCTATGAAGCACTGGGTAAAATACTCCACGCGTTTCCGGGTCTTCGCATTACGCAACTAGAGGGGATTTGGTGGATTATTCGAACGCCCGAGGCATCTGGAAGTTGGGACGTGTGGCCTAGTGGGACTGATACCAGTATTCATATTCGGCGTTACACAAATTCCAGCCTTTCCGCCCCACCATCGTCGCATGAATCGATTGATTTAAACGTATTCACCGACCATCTGGGCGAACTTCGGGTAATCAACGAAGGCCCCGAAACGGTCTTACAGGAGCTTAAAAACGCGATTCGCGTCGAGCAATCCTTTGGTAATTACCGCTCGAAATTACCGAACGGCAACTTCCTGACGGTTGACGAAACCAATCTCCCAATTAACTGGACGCGAGCACTAGGGCTCACGCAGTCCACCGCCTACCGGGTTGGCACCGGAGCCGATACAGATCTGTTCCGACTTCACATCGACGGATTTGCGGGGCCGTATCTGGCTACCATGCCCGTTGTGACGACGCGAATCGATTACCGAACGCCAAGCGACCAGGCAAAGAGCGCCGAATACACCAAGTCGTTAAAGCGAACCTTAAAGGGCACATTCTGGAACTCAGGCACGGCAGGCGCTCAGATTGGCGTCATTGCCGTTTGTGAGTCGGGGGATGCAACGGCTCTTTACGCCTTACAGGAAGGTGGTTCGTGGGTTCGCAATCCCACCAACGAACAATCGCAAGCGATCAATATTCGCCACGCCTACACGCTGGATAACGTCGAGTATAGCACACCCGGACCTTGTGAGATCAACATCCCAATGGATGGGTTAGATCGGGTCGTAGAAATTCGGATTGGGCTAGGTGCAGGCCGGGCATTGGTACGCAACGGCTCTGTTTTTACCGGCCCACCAACGCCCTGGATTGAGTACGCCAACATGCGGATGGAAGTGGCGACAGAAGGACTAAACCTGGACGGAACGCAGCGCACGATTGCCAAACCCGGTAAAGTTCCGGATGGAACAGCGCAATCGGTTGTACTAGGTGATGTGCCCGATGGCGCTACGCCCTACAGCCGATTGGGTACGCTATTCACCAGAGGCATTTCCGATACGCCGGTAACAACCACCCGATGGTATCGGCCTGATGCGGATATAACGGCAACCACGCCAGCTCCTAAAGACAAAGGCGAAACACTACTTACCTGGCTGGCTGAACTGGTCGCGTATCAATCCATGTTTGGCACCTCCCTTTGGGATGGACCACTGGTCGGACGTTTTCCGTATGGACCACACACAGCAGTTAACGTGGAAGGCTTGTCGGCAACGTATACACTGACCCGGTGGAGTTGGAAACTGCGCGAAGCGGAACAGAAAGCCCGTGGCCCTCGCATCATGCCCACTGCCGACCTGTCTAGTCTGGATAAGCTCAACCAGTGGCAAACGCCCGATGGCGTGATTCCTATGAATGAGGGGGATGATGGCAACCCGATTGAGCCAGTATTTAACCAGCCCCTCACCCCCCACCAGCAATTCCTGAAGAACGCAATCCTGGCGGGCATTAAACTGCCAAAACCCCAACTGTCGCCCATTGTGCCAGGCCACCTACAATTAACCCTGCCCGCAGGCCAACGGGTGCCGACACTGACGGTACTCGGCAATAACGGGTTTCCGCTTGGCACATTCTTACCCGGCTTTCGCAAAGCCATAGACCTTAACCACCTACTATGAGTCAGCTAACGTCTGGGGTAACCTTCGATCTGGGAGACGGCTGGCTGTACGCACAGGAGTCGGACACAGCCTTTGTACCCGGTGATTTCACAGCCAATCCCATTTTCCCCCGGGACAAGGATGGTAATTACTTTGTCACCGGCGCGGAATACCGACTCTGGGCGAAGCATCCCATCGAGCAGCCCGACGCGTTACTGTATGCATTTAAGGTCAACGAGGATCAGAGCTTGAATATATTGTATGGGGGTGATGCGACTAGCATAACAAAAAGCACAGATACCACCAACAACAACAATTCCGCAAGCGCCCTCACGCTGCAGCAGATATTGCAGAACGGCCCCGTGGCAGATACGATGCCCTACCTTAATGGTGGACTCGCCGTTAATCTGGATGAAAAACCTGACGGGGCCTACGTAATTGTAGGAGACGATGGCGTCCTGTATAAGGTAGCTTCAAATGCGCAGGACATTACTAGCATCGTCTTCGATAACTTCGAACACTATCAGTTCGTACCCGACGCGGGAGCGTTGCCCGACGCGTATATCGGTCGATTCGACTTTAATAATTGTGGAACCAATGGAAATCCCGGTCAGGCGGGCGGCTGGTTTGCCAATACGAATTACCCGCTCGTACCTGTTGTTGTGCGCGTCGAGCGCGACGGTATTTTTTATAAGAACGTAACGGCCGACCGGCCCAGGGGGAACGACGTACGGCTGTATCTGCAAAATCAGGGACTAGTCACTACTTCCCGCGAAAACTTTAGCTGGATTGTTGACAAAAGTCCCGACGACAACGACGGCAAACCGCATACTTATCGATTTTTTGGCGGGACTAGTAGCGTCGAAGCCTCAAGCGACACCGGCGCCGAGAACGCCATTACGTGCGGCACGCCCGCGCCCTACATCGTTCAGTACGTATTGCTCGCTAGTGCGACTGTGGCCGGAGGAGCCGAAGGGAACGCCCGCATGAAGGCCAATTATTCCGATAGTTCGGAAGCTCCCTACATCGGAGCGGGCACTTACTCCAAACAAGGTAGTTGGCCCGCAGGAGCAGTCGTGACGCCCGGCGCATCGGCAACCGCCAAAGTGGGCAATCCCATTGGCACGACGCCAATCGACCGGGTCGTCACACTCCGTTTCACCTTGCCGGGTGATGGTACGTCCTACGCCGAGGAAACGCTTACACTACTCGCGTCGGGCTTACTCGGGGTAAAATATGAGGTAGTCGTCAATGCGGGCAATTCCTCGCTGAGAGACCTTACCTATTATCTCAAATCTACCGTTGATGTCGCGGCCAAAACGTACGTAAATGGTACGCTTGTCGATACCGCCACGCAAATCACGCCGTCGATTGTGGACGCGGGCGGCTATACCCGAAAGAGTTATATACAAGGCCAAAATGTCGGCGCGATCATTAAGCACGAATTCTACTACGTGGACGGCACCGTCGTCATTTTCGAGCATACCGTTACGCTAGGCTCCGCCGTCACCCTTAACGCAATCTATCCCTAATTATGGCGACGCTTAACATCTTTACTAAATTCCGCTATCAGGCATACCACAACGATACAGTTGTCGAATCGGGTACGATGTACTACGTTCCACCTGGCACGGAACTAATCGACTGTGACGGCATTGTCGCCCTGTTTACGGGCTTGACCGTGGCGCAGGCTAAAAGCCTACTCGCGCAGTGTAGTAAAACCGCGCCCACCATTCCAACCAGCTACACGGTCATTGTGCGCGATTGCGCTAACAACGACCAAATCGAGGTCATTTGGGATAATTCAGGCGATCCGTACGCGGTAACAACCGGCGACGGCTTCGATAATAGTTATACGTTTACGCGCGCGGCCGCAACGGATTACAAGGGTACACCAATCCTGCTAACACCCGCTCCTATTCTCAACGCGGTTACGCAGAGCAAACCGCGTCTTACCGGCAACTGGTATAGTTTCGTTCCACAATCGGCACAAAACGCGGTTATCTTCAAGCGAATTCCGCCGTTTACGCCCCATAGCTCCAAAATCCTGATTTTCCCCGGTGGACTCTACACGACCGACGCGGATAACGGCTTTGTTGGGCATGGCTGGACGCACGGCTCGGAAAGTATGAAATTTCCGCTTGATACATATCCAACCAATATCAAGCGCGCGATTGAATCCGCGAATTATCAGGCCGCTTACCAGGCGGCAAACGATTCCAGTGCGACCAGCGCCCAAAAAGCAAAGCTATTGGCCTGGGCGGGTCCGCTCCCTGCCTTTGAGGGCAATCACCTATTTATCGACGACGAGGCTAGTTGCCAGTTATATGGAAAATACTGGTGGCAATCTTTTAAGCAAACTGACCAGAAAGGCGCGGGCGTGGAATACTTCTCAGTTAACCATGAGGTGTATATCGGCCGAACCGACAACCCCACTTTGGAATGGTATAGACAAGTTGGCTGGTTAACGAAAGCGATTATCAATTGGGCCGCGCTGGAAGGCGTGACCCTCAAATCGGGTATGACCGATTGGGGTAATTTGTCACAACGCGCGCCGTACTTCTTTGACGACATCGACAACGAGTCGGGACCAACGCACCTGACCGGCTACCCTAAGTATATGGGTCTGGGTTGGGTCGAGGAGCCGTACCGGGGCGCTACGCAAGCCGCGCCGATTGCGGGCAATACCGATTGCGGGGCGCTGGTACTAGCGGGTAAGGCGTTTGTTGGCGTAGGTCGCTACCTGCAGCATACCAGCGACGGCCAAAGTCTGTTTGAGAAAAACAGCGACGGCACTCTAAAGGTCGTGTCGGGAAATCCGGTTTGGCGAACCGATAAGCGCAGCGCGACGGTGACGGGTCAGGATACAGTTATCTACAAGGATGATAATTTTTTGGCGATGATAAAACGCTACGGCATCGAAGCGAGTCATTACGCAAATTATTTCCTACGCGCCGGGTCTGTGCATTTAGCCGCGTCGAACGTGCGCGGTACGGGGTATGAAAACATTCGTTTTTCCTCCCAATTCCGACTCGATACGGAGGTTCAGTCCGGCCTGACACCCGAAGAAATCGGACTAACCGGCGAGGAGTTTAGTATGTTGAATTCCCGGCCTTTATATCCCAATTGGGTCGAGGATTATGCGATGAGCATGTATTACAATTCCGATTATATCCGGGGTTGGATGGAGTCGCAACCTCAATCAGCAATCGGGTCGAATGCCCAAAAGGCGCGGGCAAGCGCGGAAATCTACGCGAAAGGCTTCCACCGGGCGGCAAACTTCGATTGGTTGATCGATACGACCTATAAGCCGATCGAGCCAAAATTATGGCTCAAAAAACAGGGCATTGTCTCGACACCCGACGACGACGAGCATTTTGCGCGTAAGCCAATCATTCGCGGAGCTATTGCGACGGCTTCCGGTCGGCGGGTTTTGGTCATCAAACAAGGCGTTTGGCCCTGTCAGGATGAAGACCGGACAACGACCGTAACGATTTGGGTCAACAAATCCGGCACACTGTCACCCGGCTATCAATTTAAACTCGTTGGTCGACAACCGTTCGCCGAACAGTGGCAATTACCCGTTGATTTCCCCGATTTCGACGCTACCGACGTGCGCATTCAGTTCCATAGCCTTCTCGACGAGCTAATCACCTGGACGGGCGACTATCGCGACGCTAAAATCACTTCTCACCCCACTCCCCCCGCTTTAGCCTAATGAAAAAGCTACTGGCATTTATCCTTTGTCTGTATTCGACCCTGTCGTCAGTTGTCGCCCAACCCGACTCGATCACCACAAAAACCGTGGTCATTACACCCAAAACGGGTGTACCGGGAACGGCCTATACGGTTTCGCTCTTGCGCAATTGGAAACGCTACCCCGGCACGGACGAGGGCGGCACTAGATGGGCGAAGGCCATCGCGTCGGGCGCATTCAGCCTGACCGTCATCCCTTCGGGTTGCGTCATTCTCGCCGGAACCAAGCCCGGCCCGACCCCGCCGACCTGTACGACAACCGCGCCGACGCAAACGACGATCACGATTCCAGCCTTTACCCAAACGATTGCCTACGTGAGCGCAACCAAGTCGAGTTTTGCCGGTAGCAATGGTGGGTTTCACACAAACCAGTTTCTCACCAATGCTGACTGGGCCGATTATTCGATAACCGGAGCACCCATTACGGACGGAGCGTATTCGCTAAGTCTCAACTACATGACCACGTTTGACCCCCCCCGTCTACACAACAGGGCAGGTTGTTGTTAACTCTGGCTCGCCAATAAGTTTTACGGCTACGGACGCATCGGGCGGAAACCGGACGGCGGTATTTACGGGTCTTACGCTCAATGCGGGACCCAATACCATCCGCGTACGAGGTAGTAGTAATTCAAGCAACACGACGCCGTTTTTTCAGAACTACATCACCGTCGCGCGGGCAAGTAGTACGAGCGTGGTATCAGGAACAACCACAACACCCCCCACGCAAACGACCATTAGTTCACCCTACACGAACTCGGCGGTTTTGGCGGGCGGGTTTGCCGAGGGCAGTTTATCTGATTTACTGGCGATGGCTCCGTTTGTTCCCTCGACGAACCAGTTTGGTAGTTGGGCGTACGGAAACTCAGCCAAAACGGTTACTAATGATACGATTACGATCGGGTGGCATAAGGGGCTAGGGGGGTCGTTGACCATTCTAAAAGATGGTAGCGGTCCGAACCTGATTAACAACAATGCGAGTATTACCACGACCTATCAGGGACAAACGCGACGGGAAAACGGGCGTCAGTCGGATTGGGCTGGCTAC
Proteins encoded in this region:
- a CDS encoding HAD family hydrolase, whose amino-acid sequence is MAIKQISFDFWNTLFRANPAYGEARNKYLAESKFNLNGLSASEVHDAYKSVDWRIDWLIDRTGYSYAPVQLYGMVAYELGYHQATSGDLLSMGEAFAELFQKHPPTLYSPDTLHVLKELSGLSYGISIGSNTGFIPGSLLRNVCLEPLDIEFNFMVFSDEIHYAKPHAGFFGEVYGKADNVFRFRGINRKQILHIGDNLITDVAGPMAAGLDAFLINDGTFTISDLMTKISHEANV
- a CDS encoding TerD family protein, encoding MEQGLMLVKDEKVDLTKGNPGLKNVNVGMGWDVSGGASSYDLDAFAFALTANFKLASNNDVLFFGNKSILGGKIKHSGDNLTGAGDGDDETINIKLSELPDNVEAIILGVNIYQAEQKRQRFGMVKNAFIRLYDADSKQELMRYDLSEDGGSATGFVLGKMYKHNGEWKFQSESFPSNGDINQIAAQYR